The region CGCCTTAAGCATTTCATCGTGCATCTTGCCGTACTCGATAGTAAATTTCCAGAACAGTGCCTTTTCTGGGGCGCCCATTTGAGCTGCATACGCATCTACTGCACTAACTGCCAGCTCTCGCCCGTCAGGAAATGACGAGGCGTTATCTGCAATCCGTCTAAAGAACGCAAGGTTCTCTTCATAGGAGCACTCACCTCTAAAAAATGTCTGCATCAAAAGCGGAATGCGCAGCACCGAGGATTGCAAATCTTCTCTAAGCCACCTCTGCAGCTCTTCTTTACCATCTTTAGTTATCGAGAAAACCTTCTTGTCGGGCTTTCCTTTTTGGGTGACATGTGTCGAGGTAACCCAGCCGACTTTTTCAAGCGACTGGAGCTCTCTATAAATCTGACTTGTCTGAGCAGTCCAAAAATAGTTAAGTGACTGTTGAAAGATAGTTTTAATCTCATAACCAGTCATATCGCCGTAATTTAAGAGACCAAGGATTCCCTGCTTAAGCATATCTCTCATCTCCATATATTCCACTTGTTGAATATCATACTATAATATTAATTCCACTTGTTGAATATCATACTATAATATTAATTCCACTTGTGGAATATGTCAATGAGAACTTCTAGAAAGTTCTCATCACTTTCTGCCAGCACAAAAAAGACTCTGCTATTTCTAGCAGAGTCTTTGTAGAATCCCAATATAGTCCTTACCGATTACCATATGATCCTTGTGGCCATTGCTGACTTAACGCTATCGATTACATGGAAGAAGCGGTATGCTAACCGCATTTTCACGAGTGTCATCACGCTCATCATATGCGTCGTAGGGAGCCTTGGGGTCGTGAACCTTGACAGGTTTATTTGCGTTACAGACCTCGTCAGTATGAGCAAAGGCAAAATCAAGACTATCTGCCCAGCCTGTGTGAGCAGTAAAAATTTTAGGATTGAGCTCTCTCTGGCGTAGAATTTTTTCTAGTTTTGCAAGCGATTCAACAGCAAGTTGATTATCTTCTGCAAGCTTGTTAATAAAACTATAGCCGCCATCTGCGCCAAACCAGATAGTATCACCGGTGAATAAATACTCATCATCAATCAAGTACACCACATGACCCCACGTATGACCGGGTACTAAGATAGTTTCAATTTTTATGCCACCAATTTCAAAAACTTCTCCATCATGCAAAAGTTTCTTTTTGTTTGGAATAGTCACTTTTGGTACTTTATACCAGCCATTCATTACTCTTCTACGGACTTCTCCTGTTAAATATCTATTTTCAATATCACCAATATAAACCCGAGCATGACTAAACAGCTGATTACTATCAGCTTCAATAGCACCAACATGATCAGTATCTTGATGAGTAATTAAAATGTGTTGAATATCCTGAGGATCTATTCCCAGCCAAACCATCTTTTCTTGCAGATAATCATAGTTATATCCTGCATCAATCATTATGGTTGTACTATTTTTTGTATAAAAGAAGATATTAGCAACGTACTCTCTAATGCAAGCAACATGCTCATCAATAGTACCAGTGTTAAGGGGTTTAAAAATTTCTTTACCGCGATAAACCCAAGACATCAGCACTTTTTGAAATCTTGTAGCATTCCTTGACACGGCAATGTCCTAACTCTATTTTCTTCCCACAAGTAACGCTGATCCAGAGAGCATCATCCAATTAGCTTCTTTTGGAGTCATAAACATACCCTCGGTAGTATCAATAAGCTCTACGCTTTCATAGCCCATAGACTTTAACGTAACTAGAAACGCATGCATATCTCCATATTTATTCTGAGAAAAAATATCGTGAATAGCAAATACGCCACCCTTTTTAAGCGTGCGCAGTGTCTCTAATAGGATTTCTTGACGATTGCTGCTAGGGATGTTGTGATAAACATAATTGCTAAAAACAGCATCAAAAGATTCGTCTTCAAAATTCAAATTCACAGCATCACCAGGAAAGAAGCTTGTATTTGTAACGCTTTCCGCTTTTGCGTTATTCTCGCAAAGTGTTTTGCTAAACGAGGCGTACTCTTTGCCCCAACGATCAATACCAACAACCATCGCATCTGGATTTTTCTTTGCAACAGCGATGGCAAGAGCTCCGCTGCCGCATCCAACATCCAGTCCTCTACCTCCTGCTGGAATAGTAATGTAGCTAGCTATTCCTTCAATAATCTGTCGAGACATCTGACGCTTACCATCGTATGAGAAGGCCTGGTGCATCTTAAATCCCCAGATACTTATTACAATCATAATCACAGAGAGGACACCAAAAACTAGAACAAGCATAGTCTGAAAGGACTTCATAGGAATAAAGTCAACAAACAGCACTATAAAAAGAAAAGCTAGGCAAACAGCAGTTCCGGAAAAGAACCCATATACCATTCCCTTTGGAAACCAGTTCTTATAATCGGGCTTCATATAACTCTCCTTTAAGTTAGATTTGGTTAACTAAAATAATACTACTAAATTACTATCAGTCATTTAAGCCCCTGCTGAACGGATAAAAAACAAACGCTAACGTAAAACCGTACTAATAAACAGTAAAACCGCATTCCAAGTAAACTGGAATACGGTTTTACTGTGCATTCTGCAACGACAAAATGATGCAAAAATATAGATGTACTCATAAATCACAGAAATTCTGCCATTCATGCGTAACGAATATATGGTGGAGGTGCGGAGAATCGAACTCCGGTCCAAAGCAAATCCTAGGCAGGTGTCTCCAAGCTCAGTTACTAATTACATCTCAAGTACCGCACACTTAGTAACCGGCGTTTAGTACTCCAGCTGGTTCAATCTTTTTGTAAAGCATACCAACTACGTCCTTACAAGCATCTCCCTAAAATGACGTCACCCTGAAAACGGGAGCAATTCCCAGTTAGACGCGCTGAACTTAAATTAAGCAGCGAGAGCCATCTGAGGCTCAAAAGTAAGAGTGTTGTCAATTCAATTTGACGTTACCCCTGTTTTACGTGGCGAGGAGACCACGGCTTGCTGCCCACCGCAAACTCACCTTGTCGAATCCAGTCACCCCCAATAATGAGAGAAACTGCCACCATGCAGTTTTCAATGTGCCCGAATTGCGTGTGCAATAATAAGCCCACAATTCAAAGTGTAGAGAGTATACCCCATGAACTGCCATTTTTTCAAAAAAGATATGACTATTTTTAAGAATGGCTTACTTTACAGATTTACCATGAGCTTTTAGAACTTGTTTCTCGCGATCAATAAACATGACCAGAATAACTACCAAGAGCGCCGCAGGTGAAAGCCAAATCATGTGAGTGCCCATAAGCGGAATGAGTAAGTTACCTATTACTGCACCAAATACAAAACAGAAAATAGTTCCAAAATAAAGTAGTGAAATCTCAATATGTACAGGCTCATGCGTGTGCATATATGCTGCTATTTCTTGCGTTCCACCACGAAGGTTACCAATACACATAGTAGTAGCAAACGCATGTCCATGCAGCTTTCTAAACGCCTGAACTTGAATGCCACACGCAAGCGAAGTCAGGCTATTTGCCAGCAGGTTCATGTCTGTTGGAAGCAGAGAAACAACGCTTAAGAGCGCAATCTCTACAATAACCGCCAGCTGTCTCCAGTGCAGATGTTCTTCTCGCGCAATAGCCCGAATAGCGTACGAAAGCGCAATACCTATGGCAAATGCCAAAACTGGCAGAGCGTATTTGAGACATTTTTCAAACGATCCGCTGGTCAAATTAATGCCCAATAGCAGCAAATTTCCTGTCTGAGCATTAGCAAAAACGCCGCCGCGCACCAGGTAGGAATAAGCATCCATAACTCCGCCCGAGAAGGCTAAAAATGCAGCAACTTCTACCGAATCTGACATTTGTAGTGCGTGCTTCAAGAGTACTCCAACCAAATTGCGCACATCAGCGACACATATCACATAGACGTATATAAAAAGCGATGTAGATTAAATCCTACATCGCTTTTACGATTTTGTTTGGGTAATTCCAAAGAGGTTACCAAAATGCAATCTTGCATAGATAACCTATCTGACTCATTTGTGGGGAGTTTACTCCTCGACGAGCTCAAACATCTCAGGACCAACACCACAAACTGGGCAAACATAGTCCTCAGGAAGCTCTGGAGTGTCAACCTCAACCTCATAGCCACAAACGGTGCAAACAAACTTGTAAGTTTTCTCTGCCATTTTTATTCCTCTCTCCAAGCGCTTATGCGCTTTTCCTTCTATTTGCGCAGTTAACGCGCACGACAACTAACCGTGGCCCTTATCCACAGTTAAGTGTTCATGCAGATAGTAACAAATCTTGAGTGATTCTGAAGCGTTATTACAAAAATAGGAATGATTCTCATAAAATATGCACGAAAAATTTTGTCGAGAAAATCAACGCTCTCCTAGAGTCACTCGCTCTCCCGGCAACAAACGTATTCCTAGCGCAACTATTCTTCTAGTAGCGACTACGCTCCTTAAGGGCTCGTTGAATCTCGCGGTCAGAATCACGTTTAGCTGCAGACGCACGCTTGTCGTAGAGTTTTTTACCCTGTGAAAGCGCAATCAACAGCTTAACGCGGTTATGCTCGTCAAAATAGATTTCAAGCGGAACCAGTGCCAGACCTTTCTGGCGTAGCTTTCCATCAAGATAATCAATCTGCCTGCGGTGAAGCAGCAGTTTACGCTTTCTATCTGGATCAACGTTCCATACGCCGCCATTTGTGTACGGGTGTAAATGCATACCGTGAATCCATGCCTCACCGTCACGAATGAGACAAAACGTATCGGTTAACTGGCAACCACGCTCACGCAAACTCTTGACCTCGGTACCAGTAAGCACCAGACCGCACTCAAAGGTCTCGCCAATCTCGTACTCATGGCGAGCAGAGCGATTGCGCGCAATCGACTTCTTGCCTTGTTGTTTCACCTGGTTTTCGGCCATACTTACTTGCCTTCCCCGTCTGTGGTTTCTGTTGCATCGGTTTTCTCGCCAGATGTATTACAAGACGCGTCATCAGATACGGGATTACCGCCTGCGGTGAAGCCCTCGGAGATAGCAGCGTCACGAACAAGCTGCAAAAGCGCAAGAGCCGCTTGCTCGCCTACAAGATCGCGCGCACGAATGGTCATCTCAGTTGCGGTAGCTCTGTCCCCCATAGCAGCACAATCCTGCGCACACATAAGCAGGCAAACCGCAATCTCTGCATTAGCGCCTGTTGGTAGACCCTCTGTCTCAAGTAGATCATTTGCTTCTTCATCGGTAAGACCATCAGGGTCCTTGGGGGTACCTTTGGCCTGGTCAAGTGCAGCCTCAAGAGTACTATCTTTAACCTCAAGGCGACGAGCGGCTCTCAGACATGCTGCAGCCTGCTCAAGCCTACCCTGAGCCTCAAACCATGAAGCAAAGTTTAAAAACGCCCTAGTTAGATGCCTTGCCTCGCTTGCGCGCTCAAAAACACCAAACGTCAAAGCCATGTGCTCACGAATATCTCCTGCAATCTTAAACAGATCAGCCAAATCAAGCCTAAATCCACAGTTCATTGGATTCCACCGAATGGCAGTCTTCAGAGCGGTCATGGCGTTTTCGTAATCGCCGGTTCGTACGTATGCCATAGCAAGATCTCCGTACAGACGATCAAACGGCTCATTAACGTCCTCAAGCTTGCGAGGATCATTTTCCACGCGTCTATATGCCAAGCGATCAAAGAGCGTTGGGAACGCAAAATACTGCACTTCATCTGTGGTTTGGCAGTTGCAATCTACATACTCCTCAGCGTCTTCAGCCAAACGAATCAGCAGTTCAAGCGCCTCCTCGTTCTGATCTTGCATCATCATGCCTTCAGCGCGTGTCAGCTCATCTGAAAGTGCCGAAAGTGCCATCTCACTCACCTATCATTCAATATCAATCAAGCAATCGTATGTGCAGCCACTTTATAAACCTGCACGCAATCTACCTGCTTATTATTCCACAAGTGCCAAATCAATCTGACCACGAGCCACATTTACGCCAGAAATTTTCACGCGTACACGTCCACCAATGCGGTATGTTTTACCCGTTGATTCCCCTATCAACGCCAACGTCTCCTGATCATACACGTACCATTCGTGGCCCAAATCCCTAACGGTGAGAAGCCCATCGGCGTAGGTATCATCTAACGTAATGAACAGACCAAAACGCTCGCAGCCGTCAATGGTGCCCCATGTCTCTTCTCCCAGACGGCTCTGATAGTACTCAGCCAGCTTAATCTTTTGCGTAGCACGAGCTGCCGCGTCTGCCTTACGCTCCTGCTCAGAACACGTGCTGCAGATATCCGCTAGCGCACTCAGCTCCGCGCGAGCTGCTGTCTGACCGCAAAGCAATCGTTTCAATGTGCGGTGTACTATCACGTCAGGATAGCGCCTAATTGGTGAAGTAAAGTGACAGTACGCATCTGCTCCCAAGGCAAAGTGTCCCTGGTTTGTAGGCAGATAGATGGCTCGTTTTTGAGCCCTGAGCAGCTGCGCATTTACCACGCGAGAATAACGTGTGCCATGAACTGACTCCAGTGCTTCTTGCAATGCTGTTTGATCACCAATAGCAATACGAGACGCAACATCTGGCTCAAGAGCGCCCATCGCCACAAGCGGAGTAATCGCAAGCTTAAGTGACTCTGGAGAAGGCTGCTCATGTACGCGATACGCTGACTCTAGGTCATGCTGACTGAGCATGTGAGCAACGCTTTCGTTAGCTGCAAGCATTGCCTCCTCGATAAGACCTGTTGCCTGAGTGCGCTCTCGCACCGACACGCCAACAGGCTTGTTATTCTCATCAAGTACCACGCGAGTCTCCACGCTCTCAAAATCTACTGAGCCGCGTTTCTCGCGAATTTCTTCTCTCAGTGCTCTGATTTGATTGAGCACGTCGATCATTTCTTTGATCGCACCAGCGTCTTCTCTAGACACGGCGGAGTCAAGTGCCGAGACATCTCCTTGAAGATAGCTATCTACCTGGTCGTAGCTAAGCCTTGCCCTTGAACGAATGACAGAATTCATAGCGGTTGCGCCAAGAATCTTTCCTGAGCTACTCAATTTCATCTTTACCGACATGGCCAGCCTGTCTTCAGCTGGTCGCAGAGAGCATACGTCGTTACAGAGCTTTTCTGGCAGCATGGGCAGCACGCGGTCAACTAAATATGCCGAGCAGGTGCGCATGCGAGCTTCCAGGTCAATGGGAGAATCCCATTTCACGTAGTGTGCCACATCTGCAATATGAACCCAGAGCTCAAAGCTGCCATCTTCAAGCTTGCGCGCGCCAACAGCGTCATCAAAGTCTTTAGCATCCGCAGGATCTACGGTAATGCACAGCTCTTCTCGCAAATCGTGTCTTGAAGCGTCCTCTGCAAGAGCTTTATCTGCGTCAACAGAGATTTTTTCAGCTTGTCTGAGTGCCTTAATGGGAAATTCTGTTGCCAAACCATATGAAGCGATAGTGGCCTCAACGTTCATGTCCAAATCTTCGGCAGATCCCACACGACGCTCAATAGTAACCACAGCAGCACTTTTGCGTGTTGGGTACTCAGTAATACGTGCAACAACCACGTCACCTTCAAAAACATAATGACGTCCAACAGAAGGATCTTCAGGGAGTACAAAGAAATCTCGCTGAATGCGACTATCCAGCGGCACCACGGCGCCAAGTGGTCCGGCGTCATGGTAGATGCCCAAAAACGTCTGAGTAGCACGCGTAAGCACAAAGCGCACGTTTGCCAGAGGAGCCTTTCCCTTTGCCGAGACAAGCGAAACCTGAACCTCATCTCCGTGCATAGCTTCATGAATACCGTGCTTTGCCAGCGCATACATTCCCTCAGGGGTGCTTACGGTAGCAACTCCTGGGCGAGAAAGGCTCAACGTACCTGTAAGCAGCGTTGATGGTCGCTTTGAGACTTTTGCACGTCCCTGACGGCGATTTCCTTTATGTATGCGTTTTCTAGCCAAAAATCCTCCTACAGGTGGAAAGTCAGCAATCTTTAGCGCTGGCCAAATAAACCTTCAAATTTGTACCCTAAAGTGGCTTGTGATAGACGAAGCACAGATAGAACAAGAGGCTGTTTGATTCTCGTCAGATGTTTTGACGTGTTTCTCGTCGGGTCTCTTACTTTCATCTACGTACAAAAAGAGCCCCAATGCAGAGGCTGCATTGGGGCTCCAAAAAGGATCTGTTTACCTCTTAGAAGGTGCCGCGAATAACCTCGCTGCCTTCCTTCATGATAACTTCCATGTTATCTGGGGTAAGGTCGCGGATGTTAGTAGCAACGTCGCCCTTGACAACCAGGAGGTCAGCAAGCTTACCAGCCTCGAGGGAGCCAAACTCATCCTCATGGTGAACCATCTTTGCGCCGTTAAGGGTAGCAGCCTTGATAGTCTCAAGAATGGTGACGCCAGCCTTCTCAACAAAGTCATACATCTCATCGATGGTAACCCAGCCGTAAGGAGTCACGAAGCTGAAGGAGTCGGAACCGATGGTGAGAGTAACGCCGCGCTCGTTAGCGTTGCGGAGGTTCTCGTATGTACGGTTGAGGCCCTTCTCGACAACAGTATCACCTGGGAATGCGTCAAGCTCTGGAGTCCACTCTGGTGGATAAGTTCCGTACCAAGTTGGCAGGAAGCCGATGGTAGGAGTGAAGAAGGTGCCCTGCTCGCACATAAGATCAAGAGTCTTTGCATCAAGCTCGAAGCCGTGAATCATCTGCTCGCAGCCGCAACGGACGGAGTCATAAGCTGCGGAGAAGCTGTTATAGGAGTGTGACCAAACAGGAATGCCAACCATTGCTGCCTCGTCGCAAACTGCCTTGATCTCCTCGTAGCAGTAGTGCTGATCTCGACCGGAGTCCCAGTGCCAAATTCCGCCACCGGTAGCCCAAATCTTAATTGCGTCTGGGTTCTCACGAAGGCGACGACGAACTGCCTTACGAAGATCCCAAGGACCATCTACCTGGTCGCCCCATGGATGACCATTTTTGGAAATCTCCTGTGGGAGCTGGTGGCAGTCACCATGACCAGCAACGCGGCAGAAGCCAAGGCCGGTAGCGTAAATACGTGGGCCTTCCATGACACCCATGTTAACGAGGTCACGAATTGCGATACCATTGCGGCCAATCTCGCAGACGGTGGTAAGACCGTGGGAGAGAGCGTCCCAGGACTGCTTGACTGCGCATGCCTGCTTCTGAGCAACAGACTCGATAACCCAGTCGTTATCGTTGTCGGTCAGGTTGCCGGAGAAGTGCAGGTGGGTATCGATAAGACCTGGCATAATGGTACGGCCCTGAATGTCACGGACCTCATAGCCCTCTGGAACCTCAGTACGAGGACCAGCATAAGCGATCTTCTTGTCGTCTACGAGAACAAGAGAATCCTCAACAGGAGCGGCGCCAGTGCCGTCAACGAGCTTTCCGCCTACAAAAGCAATCTTACTCATTTCTTTCCCCCTCTAGTAAATGATGGAAACTATCTTTCTGCGCCCACCTTTTTTGAGCGCAAAAATCCAAACTAAAGAAACAAATAACGTGCTTACTTCAACGTACCGATAAAACCTTTAGAGCTTGTCAGCAACTTATGCTGCCGCTTTCTCAAACTGACGACCAAAGATCATGAAGATGACCATACCAATAACAATCCAAGTAATAGTGATAATCCACTCAACTGGCTTCAGCGCTGCAGGGCTGAAAGGAACAACCATCAGGGCGATGATGATACTACCAGCAAGAATTGCAGCTATGATACCTGCGATACCACCGTTGACCTTGTAAGGACGAGGCAGGTCTGGCTCAGTCTGACGCAGACGCAGGCAGGCAACGCCAGCCA is a window of Lancefieldella parvula DSM 20469 DNA encoding:
- a CDS encoding helix-turn-helix transcriptional regulator encodes the protein MLKQGILGLLNYGDMTGYEIKTIFQQSLNYFWTAQTSQIYRELQSLEKVGWVTSTHVTQKGKPDKKVFSITKDGKEELQRWLREDLQSSVLRIPLLMQTFFRGECSYEENLAFFRRIADNASSFPDGRELAVSAVDAYAAQMGAPEKALFWKFTIEYGKMHDEMLKAWSEKCIKELEEQHECTSH
- a CDS encoding MBL fold metallo-hydrolase gives rise to the protein MSRNATRFQKVLMSWVYRGKEIFKPLNTGTIDEHVACIREYVANIFFYTKNSTTIMIDAGYNYDYLQEKMVWLGIDPQDIQHILITHQDTDHVGAIEADSNQLFSHARVYIGDIENRYLTGEVRRRVMNGWYKVPKVTIPNKKKLLHDGEVFEIGGIKIETILVPGHTWGHVVYLIDDEYLFTGDTIWFGADGGYSFINKLAEDNQLAVESLAKLEKILRQRELNPKIFTAHTGWADSLDFAFAHTDEVCNANKPVKVHDPKAPYDAYDERDDTRENAVSIPLLPCNR
- a CDS encoding class I SAM-dependent methyltransferase, whose translation is MKPDYKNWFPKGMVYGFFSGTAVCLAFLFIVLFVDFIPMKSFQTMLVLVFGVLSVIMIVISIWGFKMHQAFSYDGKRQMSRQIIEGIASYITIPAGGRGLDVGCGSGALAIAVAKKNPDAMVVGIDRWGKEYASFSKTLCENNAKAESVTNTSFFPGDAVNLNFEDESFDAVFSNYVYHNIPSSNRQEILLETLRTLKKGGVFAIHDIFSQNKYGDMHAFLVTLKSMGYESVELIDTTEGMFMTPKEANWMMLSGSALLVGRK
- a CDS encoding YoaK family protein; this translates as MKHALQMSDSVEVAAFLAFSGGVMDAYSYLVRGGVFANAQTGNLLLLGINLTSGSFEKCLKYALPVLAFAIGIALSYAIRAIAREEHLHWRQLAVIVEIALLSVVSLLPTDMNLLANSLTSLACGIQVQAFRKLHGHAFATTMCIGNLRGGTQEIAAYMHTHEPVHIEISLLYFGTIFCFVFGAVIGNLLIPLMGTHMIWLSPAALLVVILVMFIDREKQVLKAHGKSVK
- a CDS encoding rubredoxin-like domain-containing protein, translating into MAEKTYKFVCTVCGYEVEVDTPELPEDYVCPVCGVGPEMFELVEE
- the smpB gene encoding SsrA-binding protein SmpB produces the protein MAENQVKQQGKKSIARNRSARHEYEIGETFECGLVLTGTEVKSLRERGCQLTDTFCLIRDGEAWIHGMHLHPYTNGGVWNVDPDRKRKLLLHRRQIDYLDGKLRQKGLALVPLEIYFDEHNRVKLLIALSQGKKLYDKRASAAKRDSDREIQRALKERSRY
- a CDS encoding tetratricopeptide repeat protein; the protein is MALSALSDELTRAEGMMMQDQNEEALELLIRLAEDAEEYVDCNCQTTDEVQYFAFPTLFDRLAYRRVENDPRKLEDVNEPFDRLYGDLAMAYVRTGDYENAMTALKTAIRWNPMNCGFRLDLADLFKIAGDIREHMALTFGVFERASEARHLTRAFLNFASWFEAQGRLEQAAACLRAARRLEVKDSTLEAALDQAKGTPKDPDGLTDEEANDLLETEGLPTGANAEIAVCLLMCAQDCAAMGDRATATEMTIRARDLVGEQAALALLQLVRDAAISEGFTAGGNPVSDDASCNTSGEKTDATETTDGEGK
- the rnr gene encoding ribonuclease R; translation: MARKRIHKGNRRQGRAKVSKRPSTLLTGTLSLSRPGVATVSTPEGMYALAKHGIHEAMHGDEVQVSLVSAKGKAPLANVRFVLTRATQTFLGIYHDAGPLGAVVPLDSRIQRDFFVLPEDPSVGRHYVFEGDVVVARITEYPTRKSAAVVTIERRVGSAEDLDMNVEATIASYGLATEFPIKALRQAEKISVDADKALAEDASRHDLREELCITVDPADAKDFDDAVGARKLEDGSFELWVHIADVAHYVKWDSPIDLEARMRTCSAYLVDRVLPMLPEKLCNDVCSLRPAEDRLAMSVKMKLSSSGKILGATAMNSVIRSRARLSYDQVDSYLQGDVSALDSAVSREDAGAIKEMIDVLNQIRALREEIREKRGSVDFESVETRVVLDENNKPVGVSVRERTQATGLIEEAMLAANESVAHMLSQHDLESAYRVHEQPSPESLKLAITPLVAMGALEPDVASRIAIGDQTALQEALESVHGTRYSRVVNAQLLRAQKRAIYLPTNQGHFALGADAYCHFTSPIRRYPDVIVHRTLKRLLCGQTAARAELSALADICSTCSEQERKADAAARATQKIKLAEYYQSRLGEETWGTIDGCERFGLFITLDDTYADGLLTVRDLGHEWYVYDQETLALIGESTGKTYRIGGRVRVKISGVNVARGQIDLALVE
- a CDS encoding metal-dependent hydrolase family protein; its protein translation is MSKIAFVGGKLVDGTGAAPVEDSLVLVDDKKIAYAGPRTEVPEGYEVRDIQGRTIMPGLIDTHLHFSGNLTDNDNDWVIESVAQKQACAVKQSWDALSHGLTTVCEIGRNGIAIRDLVNMGVMEGPRIYATGLGFCRVAGHGDCHQLPQEISKNGHPWGDQVDGPWDLRKAVRRRLRENPDAIKIWATGGGIWHWDSGRDQHYCYEEIKAVCDEAAMVGIPVWSHSYNSFSAAYDSVRCGCEQMIHGFELDAKTLDLMCEQGTFFTPTIGFLPTWYGTYPPEWTPELDAFPGDTVVEKGLNRTYENLRNANERGVTLTIGSDSFSFVTPYGWVTIDEMYDFVEKAGVTILETIKAATLNGAKMVHHEDEFGSLEAGKLADLLVVKGDVATNIRDLTPDNMEVIMKEGSEVIRGTF